A window of Prolixibacter sp. SD074 contains these coding sequences:
- a CDS encoding sugar-binding domain-containing protein has product MMIIFFRNYSYKLILVLSCLAFSLACISQPRGETIILSTHPEKGKAYPWQMKRVSKTSASGAEISIPGFKTDWWAPAIVPGTALNSLIANGVFPEPYFGQNNMRINKLIPDIADVGRDFYYFWYRTTFDASKNFQHKKVWMQFDGINYIAHIWLNGHRLGDITGMFLQKKFDVTNFIQIGGKNCLAVSVEPVLYPGTMKAHSKTNVAPNENRNGGDGAIGKNVTMLMTAGWDFTFYDGIRDRNTGIWRNVKVFASGPVTLENPFIKSSLPIPALSPSGETISVELKNADQEKKTVTLTAEIAEAKISISKKITLAPGEKRTVRLSPEEFKDLIIENPKLWWPIHKGPQNLYTLKLKVVVDGTVSDEVSRRFGIRDIRSDTNTPDYSRIFYVNGKRLFIRGSNWIPEAMLRTSKERTYAQLRYTKQAGINMLRLWGGGISESDYFFDLCDEMGFLVWHEFWLTGDTDFPADTAVYFNNVRSTVKRLRNHPSLAYYVASNERKVIPDIEPILNKLDGTRGYQPESECCGIHDGSPYKYENPMQYYDNSASDRGSRIDGFCPEYGTACMPVVESLRKMMSKADLWPMNKLTWDYHDGNGFHNMTTKYKTSIEQYGSPKNIEDYTEKGQLVGAVAYRALWENWNYNKLDYGDRFTSGVLFWYHNCPVPQVCSRLWDWYLEPTAALYFTQNALEPIHAQFDFIKNTVSVYNDEYRSFKNLRVRFRLINMDMTTVLEKEMHLNLDEDAVANDILKIDLPTEKLTAVHFIKLEVYDSKDSLIADTFYWRSTDSYKGPWTVGGPLQGGFETLNQLTPATLTCSAKWKDENGRRYYTVNLSNKTGQLAFFNRLKVVNAADSSLVCPAFYSDNYFSLLPGESKTITVDFAIKDMKDAQTKVELEGFNVKSTVITSE; this is encoded by the coding sequence ATGATGATAATTTTCTTTCGAAATTATAGCTACAAACTTATACTGGTGCTAAGTTGCCTTGCTTTTTCGCTGGCGTGCATCTCTCAACCTCGTGGAGAAACGATTATTTTGAGCACACATCCTGAAAAAGGTAAGGCGTACCCGTGGCAAATGAAACGGGTAAGCAAAACATCGGCTTCCGGAGCTGAAATTTCGATACCCGGTTTCAAAACCGACTGGTGGGCTCCGGCCATTGTTCCGGGCACTGCTTTGAACAGCCTGATTGCCAACGGTGTTTTTCCTGAACCTTATTTCGGGCAGAATAACATGCGCATCAATAAGCTGATTCCGGATATTGCCGATGTAGGACGCGATTTCTATTATTTTTGGTACCGGACCACGTTTGATGCCTCCAAGAATTTTCAGCATAAAAAAGTGTGGATGCAGTTCGACGGCATCAATTACATTGCGCACATCTGGCTGAATGGTCATCGGTTGGGTGATATCACAGGAATGTTTCTGCAAAAGAAGTTCGATGTTACTAATTTCATTCAAATTGGTGGCAAAAACTGTCTGGCCGTTTCGGTGGAACCGGTTTTGTATCCCGGAACCATGAAGGCACACTCGAAGACCAACGTGGCGCCCAACGAAAACAGGAACGGCGGTGATGGCGCGATTGGAAAAAATGTAACCATGCTGATGACGGCCGGATGGGATTTTACGTTTTACGACGGCATTCGCGACCGCAATACCGGAATCTGGCGCAACGTGAAAGTTTTTGCTTCCGGTCCGGTGACGCTGGAAAACCCGTTTATCAAATCCAGTCTGCCTATTCCGGCGCTTTCGCCTTCCGGCGAAACAATTTCAGTTGAACTAAAAAATGCCGATCAGGAGAAAAAGACGGTTACTTTGACTGCTGAAATTGCCGAAGCGAAAATCAGCATCAGTAAAAAAATTACCTTGGCGCCGGGTGAAAAGAGGACGGTGAGATTATCTCCGGAAGAGTTTAAAGACCTGATTATTGAAAATCCAAAACTTTGGTGGCCGATTCACAAAGGACCTCAAAATTTATACACGTTGAAATTGAAAGTGGTAGTTGACGGAACCGTTTCGGACGAAGTCAGCCGGCGCTTTGGCATTCGCGACATTCGTTCGGATACCAACACGCCCGATTATTCGCGCATTTTTTACGTGAACGGCAAACGCCTGTTTATTCGCGGCTCAAACTGGATTCCCGAAGCCATGCTGCGCACTTCAAAGGAACGGACCTATGCGCAACTGCGATACACGAAACAGGCGGGAATAAACATGCTGCGTTTGTGGGGCGGCGGCATCAGCGAATCCGATTATTTCTTTGATTTATGCGACGAAATGGGTTTCCTGGTCTGGCACGAGTTCTGGCTGACCGGTGATACCGATTTCCCCGCCGATACGGCTGTGTATTTCAACAATGTCCGTTCAACGGTGAAACGCTTGCGCAACCATCCGAGTCTGGCTTATTATGTGGCTTCGAACGAGCGGAAAGTGATTCCCGATATTGAACCGATTCTGAATAAACTGGACGGTACGCGCGGCTACCAGCCTGAATCGGAATGCTGCGGCATACACGACGGCAGTCCATATAAATATGAAAACCCGATGCAGTATTACGACAATTCCGCTTCGGATCGCGGGAGTCGCATCGACGGGTTTTGCCCGGAATACGGAACAGCCTGCATGCCGGTCGTCGAGTCGCTGCGGAAAATGATGTCGAAAGCTGATCTCTGGCCGATGAATAAATTGACGTGGGATTACCACGACGGGAATGGTTTCCACAACATGACGACCAAATACAAAACGTCCATTGAGCAATATGGGAGCCCGAAAAATATTGAAGACTACACGGAAAAAGGGCAGCTTGTCGGGGCAGTGGCGTACCGCGCTCTCTGGGAAAACTGGAATTACAACAAACTGGATTACGGTGACCGGTTTACTTCCGGCGTACTGTTTTGGTACCACAACTGCCCGGTGCCGCAGGTTTGTTCGCGTTTATGGGACTGGTATCTGGAGCCAACGGCCGCGCTATATTTTACACAGAACGCGCTCGAGCCGATTCATGCCCAGTTCGATTTCATCAAAAATACGGTGAGTGTTTACAACGACGAATATCGAAGTTTCAAAAACCTGCGTGTTCGTTTTCGCCTGATCAATATGGACATGACAACCGTGCTGGAAAAGGAAATGCACCTCAATCTGGATGAAGATGCTGTGGCGAATGACATCCTGAAAATTGATCTTCCGACGGAAAAGCTGACGGCGGTTCATTTCATCAAGCTGGAAGTTTACGATTCGAAAGACAGCCTGATTGCCGACACTTTCTACTGGCGGTCAACTGATTCGTACAAAGGACCGTGGACCGTTGGCGGACCATTGCAAGGCGGTTTCGAAACCCTGAATCAACTGACGCCAGCAACGCTGACCTGTTCGGCAAAATGGAAGGATGAAAACGGGCGTCGGTATTATACGGTAAATCTGTCGAATAAAACCGGGCAGTTGGCTTTTTTTAATCGCCTGAAAGTGGTCAACGCAGCCGACAGCAGCCTGGTGTGTCCTGCATTTTACAGCGACAATTATTTCTCGCTGCTTCCGGGAGAGTCGAAAACCATAACGGTTGACTTTGCTATCAAAGATATGAAGGACGCTCAGACGAAAGTTGAACTGGAAGGTTTTAATGTGAAAAGCACGGTAATTACTTCGGAATAA
- a CDS encoding FAD-dependent oxidoreductase codes for MKKRFNFFKNLAFIPSIFLLAFFSCKNDDSVQKADVVIYGGTSAAVTAAVEVAHSGKTVIVVSPDTHLGGLTSNGLGFTDTGDKSTIGGIAREFYHRIWLHYNDSAAWNWQKHSEYGNKGQGTPAIDGENRTMWVFEPHVAEKVFEDFIAENKIRVLRDEWLDRNSGLVRENGKIVSFKTLSGNIFSGKMFIDATYEGDLMAAAGVSYRVGREACSEYNETWDGVQAGVFQHGHHFRNNIDPYIVPGDPSSGLLPKISADKPGPNCSGDHKIQAYCFRLCMSNLPENRVPFPKPENYDPKDYELLGRVFDAGWREWFNKFDMIPNRKTDTNNHGPFSSDNIGMNYDYPEASYARREGIIQEHENYQKGLLYYVAHNPRVPAEIRDKMKNWGLAKDEFTDNGNWPHQLYIREARRMVGEYITTENDVLSKHVVPEPIGMGSYTMDSHNVQRYVTDEGYVQNEGDLGIQPPHPYHIAYGSLVPKAGECTNLLVPVCVSATHIAYGSIRMEPVFMILGQSAATAAVLAIDEQCPVQNIPYADLKQKLLQGGQILDLNN; via the coding sequence ATGAAAAAGCGCTTCAACTTCTTTAAAAATCTTGCTTTTATTCCATCCATTTTTTTGCTGGCTTTTTTTTCCTGCAAAAATGATGATTCAGTTCAAAAAGCCGATGTTGTCATTTATGGAGGAACGTCAGCCGCGGTAACTGCTGCGGTTGAGGTGGCTCATTCAGGAAAAACAGTAATCGTCGTTTCTCCGGATACTCATTTGGGTGGACTTACCTCCAATGGACTGGGATTTACCGATACTGGCGACAAATCAACCATCGGTGGGATTGCCCGTGAATTTTATCACCGGATTTGGTTGCATTACAATGATTCTGCGGCCTGGAACTGGCAAAAGCATTCGGAATATGGAAACAAGGGACAGGGAACGCCGGCAATTGACGGCGAAAATCGAACCATGTGGGTTTTTGAGCCGCATGTTGCCGAAAAGGTTTTTGAAGATTTTATTGCTGAAAATAAAATCAGGGTTTTGCGCGACGAATGGCTTGACCGGAATAGTGGATTGGTAAGAGAAAACGGCAAAATCGTTTCATTTAAAACACTTTCCGGTAATATCTTTTCCGGCAAAATGTTTATTGACGCAACGTACGAAGGTGATTTGATGGCTGCGGCAGGAGTTTCGTATCGCGTTGGGCGAGAGGCTTGCTCGGAATATAATGAGACCTGGGATGGTGTGCAGGCCGGAGTATTTCAGCACGGTCATCATTTCAGGAATAACATTGATCCGTACATAGTTCCGGGCGACCCGTCGAGCGGGTTGCTTCCCAAAATTTCGGCGGACAAGCCCGGCCCGAACTGTAGCGGCGATCATAAAATTCAGGCGTATTGTTTCCGGCTTTGTATGAGCAATCTTCCTGAAAACCGCGTGCCATTTCCGAAGCCTGAAAATTACGATCCGAAAGATTACGAATTGCTCGGACGTGTGTTTGACGCCGGATGGCGCGAGTGGTTCAACAAGTTCGACATGATTCCCAACCGGAAAACAGATACCAACAATCACGGGCCTTTCAGCAGTGATAACATCGGGATGAATTACGATTATCCGGAAGCGTCGTATGCCCGGCGGGAAGGAATTATTCAGGAGCATGAGAATTACCAGAAAGGGCTGCTTTATTACGTAGCTCACAATCCGCGTGTTCCGGCCGAAATCAGGGATAAAATGAAAAACTGGGGACTGGCCAAAGACGAATTTACCGACAACGGAAACTGGCCACATCAGCTTTATATTCGCGAGGCCCGGCGGATGGTGGGTGAATATATAACCACCGAAAATGACGTGCTGAGTAAACACGTGGTTCCGGAACCGATTGGAATGGGTTCCTACACGATGGATTCGCACAATGTGCAGCGCTACGTAACCGACGAAGGTTACGTGCAAAACGAAGGTGATCTGGGCATTCAGCCGCCGCATCCGTATCACATTGCTTATGGTTCGCTGGTTCCGAAAGCCGGCGAGTGCACCAATTTACTGGTTCCGGTCTGCGTTTCGGCCACGCACATTGCTTATGGATCAATCCGGATGGAACCCGTGTTTATGATTCTGGGGCAGTCGGCAGCCACAGCTGCTGTTCTGGCCATCGACGAACAATGCCCGGTGCAAAATATTCCGTATGCCGATTTGAAGCAAAAGCTTTTGCAGGGCGGACAAATTTTGGATTTGAATAACTAA
- a CDS encoding sulfatase, which produces MELKSKILLGMAGLGAMSISPKNLPAQNLPTNSKPNVVLIFVDDMGYGDLSCYGATQYKTPNLDGMAANGARFTNFYAAQAVCSASRAAILTGCYPNRIGIHGAFFPGSKTGLNPDEEIIPELLKKRGYRSEAIGKWHLGDAQKFLPLQQGFDEFLGLPYSNDMWPVNYDGTPVTQENHQRPGNYPPLPLIRGNKTIREIRNLDDMGQLTTLYTEEAVKFIRKNKDHPFFLYLAHSMPHVPIAVSDKFKGKSKQGLYGDVVMELDWSVGQILKTLEENNLSSNTLVIFTSDNGPWINFGNHAGSTGALREGKGTSFEGGQREPCIMKWPGVIPAGIVCNEMACTIDILPTLAQITGSPLPEKKIDGVNILPLMKGIPNANPRKFLYYYYQKNSLEAVREGSWKLVFPHQHRSYEGVLPGKDGYPGKTVNRETGLALYDMRRDPGERYDVQTLYPDTVQELEKVAEQAREDLGDDLTGAPGKNRRPPGHL; this is translated from the coding sequence ATGGAACTGAAATCAAAAATACTATTGGGAATGGCAGGGTTAGGTGCGATGAGTATTTCGCCCAAAAACCTTCCGGCCCAAAATTTACCGACAAACAGCAAGCCCAACGTCGTATTAATCTTCGTGGATGACATGGGCTATGGTGACCTGAGCTGCTATGGGGCCACCCAGTATAAGACCCCGAACCTGGATGGAATGGCTGCCAATGGGGCCCGTTTTACCAATTTCTATGCGGCACAGGCGGTCTGTTCCGCTTCTCGGGCAGCCATCCTCACGGGATGCTATCCCAACCGGATCGGTATTCACGGCGCATTTTTCCCGGGATCAAAAACAGGGCTGAACCCGGATGAGGAAATCATCCCTGAGTTATTAAAAAAACGGGGATACCGGTCGGAAGCCATTGGCAAATGGCATTTGGGCGATGCTCAAAAATTCCTGCCTTTGCAACAGGGCTTCGATGAATTCCTCGGACTTCCGTATTCCAACGACATGTGGCCGGTAAATTACGACGGGACGCCCGTGACTCAGGAGAACCATCAGCGTCCGGGCAACTATCCGCCGTTGCCGCTGATCCGGGGAAACAAAACAATCCGGGAGATTCGCAACCTCGATGATATGGGCCAGCTTACAACCCTTTACACGGAAGAGGCCGTGAAGTTCATCCGGAAAAACAAAGATCATCCCTTTTTCCTGTACCTGGCGCATTCGATGCCACATGTTCCCATTGCCGTGTCTGACAAATTTAAAGGGAAAAGCAAACAGGGACTTTACGGCGATGTGGTCATGGAACTGGATTGGTCGGTTGGACAAATATTAAAGACGCTGGAAGAGAATAATCTGAGTTCCAACACCCTCGTTATTTTTACTTCGGATAACGGGCCCTGGATCAATTTTGGCAACCATGCCGGTTCAACCGGAGCCCTGCGCGAAGGGAAAGGAACAAGTTTCGAGGGCGGCCAGCGTGAACCTTGCATCATGAAATGGCCGGGCGTTATCCCCGCGGGAATCGTATGCAACGAAATGGCCTGCACCATTGATATTCTGCCCACGCTTGCTCAAATTACCGGTTCGCCACTTCCGGAAAAAAAGATCGACGGGGTGAATATTCTGCCCTTGATGAAAGGAATTCCGAATGCCAACCCCCGCAAATTTTTGTATTACTATTATCAAAAAAATAGTCTGGAAGCTGTTCGGGAAGGAAGCTGGAAACTGGTATTTCCACACCAACATCGTTCGTATGAGGGGGTTTTGCCCGGCAAGGATGGCTATCCCGGTAAAACAGTTAACCGTGAAACAGGACTGGCCCTTTATGACATGCGTCGTGATCCCGGCGAACGTTACGATGTGCAAACGCTCTATCCGGATACGGTTCAGGAACTGGAAAAGGTGGCGGAACAAGCCCGCGAAGATTTGGGGGATGATCTGACCGGAGCTCCCGGAAAAAACAGACGACCACCGGGACATTTATAG
- a CDS encoding FAD-dependent oxidoreductase, with translation MLILKYISNVSRRHKSQFGIIVLTVFWSLFFTHISVAEILNADEIPAHQGDSQTAGVYDIAVYGGTPAGIIAAIQASEMGKKALIIEPGNRLGGAMSGGLGWSDIGNEEIIGGLSREFFQKVYQYYQVDSVWKAESFSAYKSRMRGNHRIGKDGPMWTFEPHVAETIFRQMIDSAPTPIEVVCNERLDLQHGILKKDGKIREIRMESGRLYKAKIFIDASYQGDLMALVGVSYRVGRESRDTYHEPLAGVLGPTIKVRQPKQFFGPDVSPYDENGNLLPTIQNVPMGTPGQGDKKIQAYNFRVCLTTDSLNKLPIKKPANYDPLTYELLYRYIRAKQLKSIMQMLTISPMPNLKTDINDGGHGCPFSTDYNGMNWDYPEGDYATRERIWQAHYDFTIGLFYFLGHDLRLSESIRREMLQYGLPKDEYAKTGHWTPQLYIRETRRMIGEYVLTQHDCQENVAKENSIGLASYGPDSHHVQRVVYNGEVINEGNFLEPHKSYEIPMEIILPKRDECQNLIVPVCVSSSHIAFGSIRMEPVFMILGQSAATIASLAIDRNTCPQDLDYTIIREQLIKDHQLLKLKNNQ, from the coding sequence ATGTTGATATTGAAATACATTTCCAACGTGTCTCGCCGGCATAAATCCCAATTTGGGATCATCGTCCTGACTGTTTTTTGGAGTCTTTTTTTTACGCATATCTCAGTGGCTGAAATTCTCAATGCGGACGAAATTCCGGCTCATCAGGGAGATTCGCAAACAGCCGGAGTATATGATATCGCTGTTTACGGAGGCACACCTGCCGGGATCATAGCAGCCATTCAGGCTTCAGAAATGGGAAAGAAGGCTTTGATCATTGAACCGGGAAATCGACTCGGGGGTGCCATGAGTGGAGGACTGGGCTGGTCAGACATCGGGAATGAGGAAATCATCGGCGGCTTGTCCAGGGAATTTTTTCAGAAAGTTTATCAATATTATCAGGTCGATTCAGTCTGGAAAGCAGAAAGCTTTTCTGCTTACAAATCCAGAATGCGCGGGAACCACAGGATAGGGAAAGATGGCCCCATGTGGACGTTCGAGCCGCATGTGGCTGAAACCATTTTTCGGCAGATGATTGATTCGGCGCCTACCCCGATTGAGGTGGTTTGCAACGAGCGTCTCGACCTGCAACATGGTATTTTGAAAAAAGATGGAAAAATCAGGGAAATCAGGATGGAATCCGGTCGTCTTTACAAGGCCAAAATTTTTATCGATGCTTCCTATCAGGGCGACCTAATGGCTTTGGTCGGAGTGAGCTACCGGGTTGGACGCGAAAGCCGCGATACGTATCACGAACCACTGGCAGGGGTTTTAGGACCGACCATTAAAGTGAGGCAGCCCAAGCAGTTCTTCGGCCCGGATGTTTCTCCTTACGATGAAAACGGGAACCTGCTCCCGACCATTCAAAATGTCCCCATGGGGACTCCCGGACAAGGCGATAAAAAAATCCAGGCCTACAATTTCAGGGTTTGCCTGACGACCGACAGTTTGAATAAACTTCCCATCAAAAAGCCCGCGAATTATGATCCGCTGACTTATGAATTGTTGTACCGCTATATCCGGGCAAAACAACTAAAGTCCATCATGCAAATGCTGACAATCAGCCCGATGCCAAACCTGAAAACGGATATCAACGATGGCGGCCACGGCTGCCCGTTCTCCACAGATTACAACGGAATGAACTGGGATTATCCAGAAGGGGATTATGCCACACGTGAAAGGATTTGGCAGGCACATTATGATTTCACTATTGGCCTGTTCTATTTCCTTGGTCATGATCTCCGTTTGTCGGAATCCATTCGCCGGGAAATGTTGCAATACGGCTTGCCTAAAGATGAATATGCAAAAACCGGTCATTGGACGCCTCAGTTGTACATTCGCGAAACACGCCGGATGATTGGCGAATATGTATTGACACAGCACGATTGCCAGGAGAATGTTGCCAAAGAGAATTCAATAGGCCTGGCTTCTTACGGCCCTGATTCGCACCATGTGCAGCGGGTTGTATATAACGGGGAAGTGATCAATGAAGGTAATTTTCTGGAACCACACAAATCGTACGAAATTCCAATGGAAATTATATTGCCGAAGCGAGATGAATGCCAGAACCTCATTGTTCCGGTATGTGTATCGAGCTCGCACATTGCCTTTGGTTCCATCCGGATGGAACCGGTTTTCATGATTCTGGGACAATCGGCTGCAACCATAGCTTCGCTTGCCATCGACCGCAATACCTGTCCACAGGATTTGGATTATACAATTATCAGGGAACAACTGATAAAAGACCATCAATTATTAAAACTTAAAAACAATCAATAA
- a CDS encoding sulfatase/phosphatase domain-containing protein gives MVSNISNALVKRHYGIRTERYKLVHFYYDIDEWELYDLKKDPEEMQNVYNNPAYQHVRDSLTVELRKIQRKYGDSDSLAEKILEHDKTMSNRFTNIY, from the coding sequence ATGGTCTCTAACATATCAAACGCATTGGTAAAACGGCATTATGGTATCCGGACCGAGCGCTATAAACTGGTCCATTTCTACTACGATATAGACGAATGGGAACTGTATGACCTTAAAAAGGATCCGGAAGAAATGCAAAATGTATACAATAATCCGGCATACCAACATGTGAGGGATTCACTGACTGTCGAATTGAGAAAAATTCAGCGAAAATATGGAGACTCCGATTCTCTGGCTGAAAAAATATTGGAACATGACAAAACCATGTCCAACCGATTCACGAATATTTATTAA
- a CDS encoding RagB/SusD family nutrient uptake outer membrane protein, whose translation MKKIVFYILLTILFGSCKNMLDEVPKDFVSRANYFQSEADAQGAINGAYSSLTPDYYGGITYYLTVALQGDYLNGRGSQAPVSDMSKVLDRQNINRAGSSWASLYQAIDRANSVLDNVPNIADISPDVQTRILAEAHFLRAMAYFELVRGWGAVPLKTKESTDLSDLNVPRSPVSDVYDLIVSDAKVAEAGLPESVGAETGRASKWAAKMLLAHVYLTTGDWADAAKEADDVINSRMYSLVTVRKPDDFYQIFGSETSSEDIMSVHYSENITSTIPIYLHRGGDYPYNYGSTGYYAWVPDTAGNSIIGKSWNNNDLRKKFNLYRKIQDVDGNWVSLPSTTPVLFKKFITNENGLSIYSVPIYRYAEAFLFYAEASCRADGGPSALALERLNMIKRRAYGYDPASPSPVDYAAGMTETQFVDSVIQERAHEFLLERRRWFDLKRTGKVKEAFAAVGKTVIDARMLWPIPENEINNNSEISQADQNPGY comes from the coding sequence ATGAAAAAGATAGTATTCTATATTCTATTGACAATTTTATTTGGCTCGTGCAAAAATATGCTGGACGAAGTTCCCAAAGATTTTGTCTCGAGAGCAAACTATTTTCAGAGTGAGGCGGATGCCCAGGGGGCGATCAATGGTGCCTACTCTTCACTTACTCCTGATTACTATGGAGGAATAACATACTACCTGACGGTGGCTCTTCAAGGCGATTACCTGAACGGGAGAGGCTCCCAGGCTCCTGTCTCCGATATGAGTAAGGTTTTGGATCGGCAAAATATAAACAGGGCTGGTTCGAGCTGGGCGTCTCTTTATCAGGCTATTGATCGGGCGAATAGTGTTCTGGACAATGTGCCGAACATTGCCGATATCAGCCCGGATGTGCAAACAAGAATTCTTGCAGAAGCACATTTTTTACGTGCAATGGCTTATTTTGAACTCGTCAGGGGATGGGGAGCGGTACCGCTTAAAACGAAGGAAAGCACCGATTTGTCTGATTTAAACGTTCCGCGGTCTCCTGTAAGCGATGTGTACGATCTCATTGTTTCTGACGCGAAAGTTGCTGAAGCAGGACTACCTGAGTCGGTTGGGGCTGAAACCGGACGAGCTTCGAAGTGGGCCGCAAAAATGCTGTTGGCTCATGTTTATCTCACCACGGGAGATTGGGCAGACGCAGCAAAAGAAGCAGATGATGTGATTAACAGCAGGATGTATTCTTTGGTAACTGTCCGGAAACCGGACGATTTCTATCAAATCTTCGGTTCAGAAACCAGTTCAGAAGATATCATGTCCGTACATTATTCCGAGAATATTACTTCCACAATCCCAATTTATTTGCACAGGGGCGGCGATTACCCTTATAACTACGGTAGTACTGGATATTACGCCTGGGTACCGGATACTGCAGGTAATTCAATCATTGGGAAAAGTTGGAATAATAATGACCTTAGGAAAAAGTTTAATTTGTACCGGAAGATTCAGGATGTAGATGGAAATTGGGTATCTCTGCCGTCAACTACACCAGTTCTTTTCAAAAAATTCATTACCAATGAAAATGGATTAAGTATTTACAGCGTTCCCATCTACCGTTATGCCGAAGCCTTTCTGTTTTATGCTGAAGCATCATGTCGGGCAGACGGAGGCCCATCGGCGCTGGCACTTGAACGACTGAATATGATTAAAAGAAGGGCGTACGGATACGATCCTGCCAGCCCGTCACCAGTAGACTATGCTGCAGGAATGACCGAAACTCAGTTTGTTGATTCAGTTATACAGGAAAGAGCGCACGAATTCCTTCTGGAAAGGAGGCGTTGGTTTGACCTCAAACGGACCGGAAAGGTAAAAGAGGCATTTGCTGCAGTAGGTAAAACAGTGATTGATGCACGCATGCTATGGCCCATACCGGAAAATGAAATAAATAACAATTCAGAAATCAGCCAGGCAGACCAGAATCCTGGATATTAA